A genomic segment from Aspergillus puulaauensis MK2 DNA, chromosome 1, nearly complete sequence encodes:
- a CDS encoding uncharacterized protein (COG:S;~EggNog:ENOG410PRGJ;~InterPro:IPR036236,IPR036864,IPR007219,IPR013087, IPR001138;~PFAM:PF00172,PF04082;~TransMembrane:1 (o548-567i);~go_function: GO:0000981 - DNA-binding transcription factor activity, RNA polymerase II-specific [Evidence IEA];~go_function: GO:0003677 - DNA binding [Evidence IEA];~go_function: GO:0008270 - zinc ion binding [Evidence IEA];~go_process: GO:0006351 - transcription, DNA-templated [Evidence IEA];~go_process: GO:0006355 - regulation of transcription, DNA-templated [Evidence IEA]), whose product MKPTKHFCCTICQRGFTRIDHLKRHHLRHSGLKPYSCVFCSESFARCDNLRDHYADCAKRGDQEIPETGQRGRRRHACQSCTSMKLRCDGQTPCGSCVKRHLECIQDRKATTASPGAVSDTSSMKHEDYDRPSDRGSIKFLLNGGTDSFTEDFLLPPRSDRTRGLEYHHQKEEAETAESSMLALESKGDLAEFAPTSFTDFDTNGLSFFQDTFLDFFNGPFGDAHKSTVDPYSGGMMDYSPAIPMSHDPNLAFSGQQQLQPEKPYATALIQAILSRSWSVPLDAKVHEEISTNLTFLLTTTRIRKFVALYFKYWHANCTIIHVPSFDPDTVALPLLTSVVFMGAMYTTDERERYAAKRLLDFAELYVFSSDIFSCEYEVAATICGSRNIDNETHDWPQFQNFQAGFLMVVAQYWAGGSVSSSRAMENRFSEVVKVARRIGLVRFKHTPEDGVDETMWIQNECRIRNMNIVSLLDCAFSFYQNYPCRLSHTELGWDFACFDSVFASEHPFAEPNFQVSRGIAIRDAFHALFEDASGQGSPVPLPSSNPISSLTVFDMFVLIHVLYAFINTHMTCLAPLIRTKPSVSATSSGKRRQSVIQNDPTLTPIRTALTRWRDHWLTLRNTISSHEWASMGFFKNGYNFWLVSHLLTTKKESVDVVMKMEVRCEDKLEKLKVLLKDEND is encoded by the exons ATGAAGCCAACCAAGCATTTTTGCTGCACCATTTGCCAGCGGGGTTTCACACGTATTGATCATCTGAAGCGACACCACTTACGTC ACTCCGGCTTGAAGCCGTATTCTTGTGTCTTTTGCAGCGAATCCTTTGCCCGCTG TGATAACCTGCGTGATCACTACGCAGACTGTGCCAAACGTGGCGACCAGGAAATTCCCGAGACAGGCCAGCGAGGTAGGAGACGACATGCATGCCAATCA TGTACTTCGATGAAACTCCGCTGTGATGGACAAACTCCATGCGGATCTTGCGTCAAGAGACATCTTGAGTGCATTCAAGATCGCAAGGCGACGACTGCTAGTCCGGGGGCCGTATCAG ACACGTCTTCCATGAAGCACGAAGACTATGATCGACCTTCAGATAGAGGTTCTATCAAGTTCCTCCTCAATGGTGGTACCGACAGTTTCACAGAGGACTTCCTCCTCCCGCCGCGGAGTGATAGGACCCGGGGCCTTGagtaccaccaccagaaagaagaagctgagACTGCGGAGAGCTCAATGCTGGCGTTGGAATCAAAGGGAGACCTAGCAGAATTTGCACCAACTTCGTTCACCGATTTCGATACAAACGGCCTCTCTTTTTTCCAGGATACTtttcttgacttcttcaacGGGCCTTTCGGGGACGCTCACAAATCAACGGTCGATCCATATAGTGGAGGAATGATGGACTACTCGCCAGCTATTCCCATGAGCCATGACCCGAACTTGGCATTTTCTGGGCAacaacagctccagcccgAAAAGCCATATGCGACTGCCTTAATCCAAGCTATTCTGTCACGATCCTGGTCCGTGCCGCTTGATGCAAAGGTACACGaggagatatcaacaaaTCTCACTTTCCTACTGACAACCACGCGCATTCGGAAATTTGTGGCTCTTTATTTCAAGTACTGGCATGCAAACTGCACGATAATCCACGTCCCGTCTTTCGATCCTGATACCGTTGCATTGCCTCTCCTCACATCCGTTGTATTTATGGGCGCGATGTACACGACGGATGAGCGAGAACGATACGCAGCAAAAAGACTACTTGATTTTGCAGAGCTCTACGTTTTCTCTAGCGACATTTTCTCATGTGAATACGAAGTAGCTGCGACTATCTGCGGCAGTCGAAATATTGACAACGAAACCCATGACTGGCCTCAATTTCAAAATTTCCAGGCTGGGTTTCTAATGGTGGTCGCGCAATATTGGGCTGGGGGCTCAGTATCGAGCAGTCGCGCTATGGAGAATCGGTTTAGTGAAGTCGTCAAA GTTGCACGTCGAATAGGCCTAGTGAGGTTTAAACATACCCCAGAAGATGGTGTGGATGAAACAATGTGGATTCAGAATGAATGTCGCATCCG TAATATGAATATTGTTTCCCTTCTTGATTGTGCCTTTTCGTTCTATCAGAATTATCCTTGTCGCCTTTCTCACACAGAATTGGGCTGGGATTTTGCTTGTTTTGACTCGGTTTTCGCCTCCGAGCATCCATTTGCAGAACCAAATTTCCAAGTCTCACGGGGAATCGCCATTCGCGACGCATTCCATGCACTATTTGAAGATGCCAGCGGACAAGGCTCTCCTGTTCCCttgccttcttcaaatccCATTTCAAGTCTGACGGTATTCGACATGTTTGTTTTAATTCATG TACTTTACGCCTTTATCAACACGCACATGACTTGTCTAGCGCCTCTTATTCGAACAAAACCTTCTGTTTCTGCGACGAGTTCAGGGAAGAGGCGACAATCTGTTATTCAGAACGACCCGACTTTGACACCCATCCGTACGGCATTAACGCGGTGGCGGGATCATTGGTTAACACTCCGCAACACCATATCTAGTCATGAATGGGCTTCTATGGGTTTCTTCAAAAATGGATATAATTTCTGGCTTGTCTCTCACCTTTTGACCACCAAGAAAGAAAGCGTGGATGTCGTCATGAAGATGGAAGTACGGTGCGAGGATAAGCTGGAGAAACTCAAAGTTCTCCTGAAAGATGAGAATGATTAA
- a CDS encoding putative short chain dehydrogenase/reductase (COG:Q;~EggNog:ENOG410PV3A;~InterPro:IPR002347,IPR036291,IPR020904;~PFAM:PF00106,PF13561,PF08659;~go_function: GO:0016491 - oxidoreductase activity [Evidence IEA];~go_process: GO:0055114 - oxidation-reduction process [Evidence IEA]), with amino-acid sequence MSPKRSIIVTGGASGIGLGITRQFAPQPNTHITIFDINATTGATTLEQLRSEFPSCGFSFERVDVSSWESQAAAFENVISRQGRVDVVFANAGITEKGSLLPEKDGKLTKPELTTIDVNFVGVLYSVKLALHYISKNEAVNGSKGSVICTASNAGVYPFPMAPLYSASKHAVVGLVRSLARPLEREQIQFNGFAPAVIETNIAPSSDLFKTMILTPMSTAQRAAEQFVSDPSLTGKIAELHGEHVTFAEPPAYVDEDTRKNIENFWSLGYA; translated from the exons ATGTCTCCCAAGCGAAGTATCATCGTAACCG GTGGCGCCTCAGGTATAGGACTGGGAATCACCCGCCAGTTCGCCCCGCAGCCGAACACCCACATCACGATCTTCGACATCAATGCGACGACGGGTGCGACCACTCTTGAGCAGCTACGCTCCGAGTTCCCCTCATGcggcttcagcttcgagaGAGTCGACGTTTCCAGCTGGGAGAGCCAGGCTGCGGCGTTCGAAAACGTTATTTCCCGGCAAGGCCGCGTGGATGTTGTCTTTGCCAATGCGGGGATCACGGAGAAGGGATCTCTCCTGCCGGAGAAGGACGGGAAGTTGACGAAACCGGAGCTGACGACGATCGATGTTAATTTTGTGGGTGTTTTGTATA GTGTTAAACTAGCCCTTCACTATATCTCAAAGAATGAGGCTGTCAATGGCTCAAAGGGCAGTGTTATCTGCACTGCGTCGAATGCAGGTGTATACCCCTTCCCCATGGCCCCGTTGTATTCTGCCTCGAAGCACGCTGTTGTCGGGTTGGTGAGGTCGTTGGCGAGGCCATTGGAGAGGGAGCAGATTCAATTCAATGGGTTCGCTCCGGCAGTTATTG AAACGAATATTGCTCCGAGCTCAGACTTGTTCAAGACTATGATCCTAACTCCAATGTCGACTGCACAGAGAGCTGCTGAGCAGTTTGTGAGTGATCCTTCGCTGACAGGTAAGATTGCGGAACTGCACGGGGAACATGTGACATTTGCCGAGCCTCCAGCATATGTGGATGAGGATACCAGGAAGAATATTGAGAATTTCTGGTCGCTTGGATATGCTTAG
- a CDS encoding uncharacterized protein (COG:G;~EggNog:ENOG410PHAT;~InterPro:IPR020846,IPR011701,IPR036259;~PFAM:PF07690,PF00083;~TransMembrane:12 (i68-92o104-124i136-153o165-188i200-220o226-244i324-350o370-391i403-422o434-459i471-489o501-521i);~go_function: GO:0022857 - transmembrane transporter activity [Evidence IEA];~go_process: GO:0055085 - transmembrane transport [Evidence IEA]) has translation MPLGILEDTKLENVPGTAPLNEFGQDNAYSGIDPALLKHDQTGKIVLVPQPSDSPNDPYNWPRLKKELFTVAFGWGCGCTGAVGPLLGAAFVPLAEQFGVPLNTFVSGVQGSTIAAVAVGSLLFNCLAVKYGKRPIYLITTIGMMVACFWAAAAKSFASLVAARVLSGLCMGPFEALVPASIGDVWFVHERGFRTAIFNLGVLGGINLATPIAGAVIQYGDYKICLNGMGGAFALALIMVFFWMPETAYVRTDALSIDAGYDLSSLENKPNAKHLEASGNPVSASENEPRISYLRELLPYSGYVNHISFWNTLIRPAYLVASPAVVWAVILFTTCISWLVLISLTISQIFSAPPYSFSVGAVGATNVSSFVASLIGTLVAGPLVDGVASRLSKINQGIFEPEFRLPVMVTYLFFTATGFFAWGQSLYAVDPWPVPVIVCLGLINLGVQLGTTGVVTYVVDCHREKASEAFATMNFVKNIFSFGLTFYVNGWIETQGVRNCFFTIGGITIGVTLLTVPMYIWGKRSRSWVHRHRIAERL, from the exons ATGCCTTTGGGAATTTTAGAAGACACCAAACTGGAGAACGTTCCGGGTACTGCACCCTTGAACGAGTTTGGCCAGGACAACGCCTACTCAGGCATCGACCCTGCTCTCCTGAAACATGACCAGACGGGCAAAATCGTGCTTGTCCCTCAACCATCGGATTCACCCAATGATCCCTACAATTGGCCGCGATTGAAGAAGGAGCTCTTCACTGTCGCGTTcggctggggttgtggttgcACAGGAG CTGTCGGTCCCCTTCTAGGAGCAGCCTTCGTCCCTCTTGCTGAACAGTTTGGCGTCCCTCTTAACACTTTTGTCTCCGGTGTGCAAGGGAGTACAATCGCCGCCGTTGCTGTGGGAAGTTTGTTGTTCAACTGTCTCGCAGTCAAGTATGGCAAACGTCCAATCTATCTGATTACGACCATCGGAATGATGGTAGCATGTTTCTGGGCTGCTGCGGCCAAAAGCTTCGCTTCATTAGTAGCAGCGCGTGTCCTCAGTGGTTTATGTATGGGTCCGTTCGAGGCATTAGTTCCGGCGTCTATTGGAGATGTCTGGTTTGTCCATGAACGTGGTTTTCGTACAGCCATTTTTAATCTCGGGGTGCTAGGCGGTATTAATCTTGCGACTCCTATAG CCGGAGCCGTCATCCAGTATGGGGATTATAAAATCTGTCTGAACGGGATGGGCGGTGCCTTTGCGTTAGCCCTCATCATGGTATTCTTCTGGATGCCAGAGACCGCATACGTACGCACAGATGCATTGAGCATTGATGCCGGCTATGACCTC AGCTCACTagaaaacaaaccaaacGCCAAACACCTTGAAGCCTCAGGAAACCCAGTGTCAGCATCAGAGAATGAACCGCGCATCTCATACTTGCGTGAACTTCTCCCGTACAGCGGCTATGTCAACCACATTTCCTTCTGGAACACACTCATCCGTCCTGCCTACCTCGTTGCTTCTCCCGCAGTTGTATGGGCTGTCATCCTCTTCACAACCTGTATCTCGTGGCTAGTCCTTATCTCGCTCACCATCTCTCAAATTTTCTCCGCCCCGCCATACAGCTTTTCCGTCGGTGCAGTCGGCGCCACTAACGTCTCGTCCTTCGTCGCGTCTCTTATCGGGACCCTCGTTGCAGGTCCCCTGGTCGACGGTGTTGCGAGCAGGCTCTCCAAAATCAACCAAGGAATTTTCG AACCCGAATTCCGCCTTCCCGTCATGGTTACTTACCTTTTCTTCACCGCAACCGGCTTCTTCGCTTGGGGCCAGTCCCTCTACGCCGTCGACCCCTGGCCGGTCCCTGTAATCGTATGTCTGGGCCTCATCAACCTTGGCGTGCAACTTGGCACCACGGGGGTCGTAACGTACGTCGTCGACTGTCACCGTGAGAAAGCAAGCGAGGCTTTTGCGACGATGAACTTTGTCAAAAACATTTTTTCCTTCGGTCTGACCTTCTACGTTAATGGGTGGATCGAGACTCAGGGTGTCAGGAATTGTTTCTTTACCATTGGCGGTATTACGATTGGGGTTACTCTACTAACTGTGCCGATGTATAtctgggggaagaggagTCGGAGTTGGGTGCATCGGCATCGGATTGCGGAGAGATTGTAA
- a CDS encoding flavin-containing monooxygenase (COG:Q;~EggNog:ENOG410PG7R;~InterPro:IPR020946,IPR036188;~PFAM:PF07992,PF13434,PF13450;~go_function: GO:0004499 - N,N-dimethylaniline monooxygenase activity [Evidence IEA];~go_function: GO:0050660 - flavin adenine dinucleotide binding [Evidence IEA];~go_function: GO:0050661 - NADP binding [Evidence IEA];~go_process: GO:0055114 - oxidation-reduction process [Evidence IEA]), giving the protein MMRRLSRALGRSSPEQKVEKVATQANGASEHHGVTNGVAAKAEEPEPWLVEERSIDASRPMRVVVIGSGISGIISSIRLRQRIDKLDLQVYEKNADIGGTWLENRYPGCACDIPAHTYQATFEPNKEWSTFYAAAPEIHKYWKGVSEKYGCEKHIKFKHQVVSATWDGVRSKWTLKVKNIDNDEIVEDQCDVVVSASGALNEWKWPTIPGLHDFKGKLMHSANWDESYDYSGKRVAVIGNGSSGIQIVPGMLPKVTHLDHYIRGRTWLSPTFAREQVDKRNSELENFSFTPEEIETFKKDHSAYQKFRKEIETELQSVHGCTLVGSPEQLGATAFFTENMKRRLRNKPELVEELLPSFAPACRRLTPGPGYLEALTDDKVDIISSPILKIVEDGVVTEDGKHHPTDVLVCATGFNTTFTPRFPIIGKDGLSLAKRWEETPENYLSLAVDGFPNYFICLGPNAALGEGNLLLLIENGIDYITRCVEKMQRDNIRTIDVQKKAVAQFRRHCDQYFSRTVFGMECRSWYKGGESNGRVVALWPGSSLHAMKVLSSPRWEDYTYEYVNDNPNGWIGDGWVEDERNKIIKVDYLDDDRIDFPTTVIDRESLVKGNKG; this is encoded by the exons ATGATGAGACGTTTATCGCGAGCTTTGGGCCGAAGCTCGCCTGAGCAAAAGGTTGAGAAGGTTGCTACCCAAGCCAATGGCGCCTCCGAACATCATGGTGTAACCAACGGTGTGGCAGCTAAGGCGGAAGAACCCGAGCCCTGGCTCGTTGAGGAACGCTCTATCGATGCATCCCGACCCATGCGGGTAGTGGTTATTGGTTCTGGAATCTCAGGCATAATTTCTTcaattcgtcttcgtcaaaGGATTGACAAGCTGGATCTCCAAGTATACGAGAAAAATGCGGATATTGGAGGTACCTGGCTTGAGAACAGATACCCGGGCTGTGCTTGTG ACATCCCTGCCCACACATATCAAGCCACATTTGAACCGAACAAGGAGTGGTCAACGTTCTATGCTGCGGCGCCAGAAATTCACAAGTACTGGAAAGGTGTGTCGGAGAAATATGGCTGCGAAAAACACATCAAGTTTAAGCACCAAGTTGTTTCGGCAACATGGGATGGTGTGCGAAGCAAGTGGACATTGAAG GTGAAAAACATCGACAACGACGAAATTGTTGAGGACCAATGCGATGTCGTAGTGTCCGCTAGCGGTGCACTGAACGAATGGAAATGGCCCACCATTCCCGGCCTTCATGACTTCAAAGGGAAGTTGATGCACAGTGCCAACTGGGATGAGAGCTACGACTACAGT GGTAAAAGGGTTGCCGTCATTGGGAACGGATCCAGTGGAATCCAGATCGTCCCTGGGATGCTGCCAAAGGTGACACACCTGGACCACTATATCAGAGGCCGCACCTGGCTCTCCCCTACCTTTGCGCGTGAGCAAGTCGACAAGCGCAATTCGGAGCTCGAAAATT TCTCCTTTACTcctgaggagattgagactTTTAAGAAAGATCATTCAGCATACCAGAAGTTTCGAAAGG AAATTGAGACTGAACTGCAGTCTGTTCATGGCTGTACCCTGGTTGGATCGCCAGAACAACTGGGTGCGACGGCTTTCTTTACGGAGAATATGAAGCGTCGGCTGCGAAACAAGCCAGAACTCGTCGAGGAGCTGCTTCCATCATTTGCACCGGCCTGTCGTCGATTGACTCCTGGGCCTGGATACCTTGAGGCTCTCACCGACGATAAGGTCGACATCATATCATCTCCCATTCTCAagattgttgaagatggtgtGGTTACAGAGGACGGAAAACATCATCCAACGGATGTCCTCGTTTGCGCCACCGGCTTCAATACCACTTTTACGCCAAGATTCCCCATTATTGGCAAAGATGGGCTGTCTTTGGCAAAGCGATGGGAGGAGACGCCAGAGAACTATCTTTCCCTCGCGGTAGATGGGTTTCCCAATTACTTTATCTGCTTGGGCCCCAACGCAGCGCTGGGTGAAGGAAACCTGCTTCTCCTGATCGAAAACGGGATCGATTATATCACACGTTGTGTTGAAAAGATGCAACGAGACAACATCCGAACTATAGATGTGCAAAAGAAGGCTGTGGCGCAGTTCAGACGGCACTGCGACCAGTACTTCTCACGGACAGTGTTTGGTATGGAATGTCGCAGCTGGTACAAGGGGGGAGAATCAAACGGGAGAGTTGTGGCATTGTGGCCCG GCTCCTCTCTTCACGCGATGAAAGTCCTTAGCTCTCCTCGGTGGGAAGACTACACTTACGAGTACGTCAACGACAATCCCAACGGTTGGATTGGCGACGGCTGGGTAGAGGACGAGAGGAACAAGATCATCAAGGTTGATTATCTGGATGATGACAGGATTGACTTTCCCACAACAGTAATTGATAGGGAGAGCCTTGTCAAAGGGAATAAGGGATGA